TCGAAGATGGGAATGTTCTGACGAGTGGGCATGGTTCGGGGGTTGGCTGGGGTGGGTCGGAGAAGGCGCGAGCCGGCAACGCAACTATAGTGTTTCTGGCAGTGGGCTTGCACTCCCTGCGGCGAATGAGGAGTCACGATGAATCGAAGTAGGGTACGGACCATAGCGTTTACAGGCTTCGCCTGCCTAATGGCGCTGCCCTGGACATTGTCTGCGGCCGACGCGGAGGACAGCCCCGTCCTCTGGCCCGAGCGCGACCGGGAGTTTTTCTCCGACGGTCCTGGGCTGCTGCTCGGCAGAGGCCAGAGCGAGAAGCTCGTCGCCAGCGCGGAGGCGGAACGCACTCGATGGATCGATGACTTCTTAGCTAGCGATCCGATTCCGCAAACCCCGGAAAACGAGTTGATCGAAGCGATTGACAGACGGCGACGGCTCGTCTTCTCGGAGTTCAATTCGTTTCTGGATGACCGGGCGAGAACCCTGTTCCTGCATGGCTCTCCGTTGGAGCGTCGGCAGGTGGAGTGTGGCCAGACCTTCCAGCCGATCGAGGTCTGGACCTATGCGGAAACGGTGAGTCGGCACCAGCTCTTGTTCTATAGGCGCGGCACCGAGGGGCCCCATCGTCTCTGGATTCCGCTGGACTCCAAGCTGGCCCTCTACAACAAGGACATGGCCTACTGGCTGCAGCAGTACGAGGAGCTACGCGGCCGCATTCGGGGCAAGCGGTTCGACATCAAAGCCTGCAAGGACGCTCTCTTCATCGACAAAGTCACCGGTGTCGACGGTCTCAGGGGCTACCGGAGCCCACGGCCGACGAACCAGGAGTTACTCGATGTTCTGAAAGCGCCCGCTGATCTGGCGCAGTGGGCCAACGAGGCAGCTCAAACCACGGTTCCCGAGAAGCCCGCCGAGCTCGAGATCACCGCCGGAGAGTTCCTCTTTCCGGAGCGTCGAGGGCAGCGGATCGTGGCCAGGCAGATCCTCACGGTGCCGCCGGATGCCGAGCTCGGGCTCTTCAAAGAGGAGGAGACCGAGACCCAAACCCACAAGCTGACCGTCGAAGGGACGGTCGAGCAAGACGGGACGGTGTTCGAGGAATTCCGGGTGCGCTTCCAGATTGCACCTCCCGAAGAGGATGTTCCCGCAGGACTGGCGATCGAAAGGGCGCTCAGGCCCGGACGGGTAGTGCTTCTGCGCCTCAAGGTCATCGATGAGGTCTCGGGAGGGGTGGCACGTTTTGCCAGTGGAATGCGTGTTCCGAGTGAGCCGGAAGCGGTCGCGGAAATTGCAGTGCCGGATGCGGTCATCGTCGAGATGGAAGACGCCCTGGCTCTCGAGGCGATCGCCGGTGACGACAGCCTTCTGCTTGCTCCTCCCGATGGCCGTCTGGCTCTGGGCAACTGGCGCGCCGAGGTACTGGTCTCCGGCAAGCGCATTGTCGAGGTCGTCTTCTCCGTCGATGGTCGGCCGCAGCTGCGCCGCAAGCAGCCACCATTCGGTGCCGATGTGAGGCTTTCCGAGTTTCCAACGGAGCAGGTGGTCCGGGCCGAGGGGTTCGACGCCGACGGCGAGCTGGTGGCCTTCGACGAAGTGGTGTTGAATCAGCCTCGCGGAGTCTTCTCGGTGAGGATCCTGTCGCCCGGGGACAACGACAAGGTCTCCGGAAGGGTCCAGGCGCGCGCTGAGATCGCGGTTCCCGACGAGCGCCGGATACAGAGAGTGGAGTTCCTGCTTAACGATGAGCTGGTGGCGACACTGGACGAAGATCCCTGGCGGACGATGATCGATGTGCCCGACAAGAGCGAGCAGGAGACCGCGTACCTGACGGTAGTCGCTACGCTCGACAACGGCGATCGGGCGGAGGCGGTACGATTCCTCAACTCGCCACAGTTCGCCGAGACCGTCGAGGTCAACCTGGTCGAGATGCTGGTAACTGTCCTGGACAAAAGCAACCGGCCGGTGCCCGATCTGCCCGAGGAGGAGTTCAAGGTCTTCGAAGATGGACGCCCGCAGGTGATCGATCGGTTCGAGTTGGTGAAGGACCTGCCGCTGTCGATCGGTATCGCAATAGACACGTCGGGCTCGATGGCTACCGCTCTTCCGGAGGCACAGAAAGCGGCCGTGGGTTTTCTGCGCGACGTCTTGACCCCCAGGGACAGGGCGTTTCTTTTGAGCTTTTCCAAAGATCCCGTACTCTTGGTGCCACCCACCGACGACCTCGGGGCCATCGAAGAGTCACTCGAGGACCTGCAATCACTGGGCTGGACCGCTCTTCACGATGCCATCGTTACCAGCCTCTATTACTTCAAGGGTTTTCGAGGGCAACGAGCCTTGA
This genomic interval from bacterium contains the following:
- a CDS encoding VWA domain-containing protein: MNRSRVRTIAFTGFACLMALPWTLSAADAEDSPVLWPERDREFFSDGPGLLLGRGQSEKLVASAEAERTRWIDDFLASDPIPQTPENELIEAIDRRRRLVFSEFNSFLDDRARTLFLHGSPLERRQVECGQTFQPIEVWTYAETVSRHQLLFYRRGTEGPHRLWIPLDSKLALYNKDMAYWLQQYEELRGRIRGKRFDIKACKDALFIDKVTGVDGLRGYRSPRPTNQELLDVLKAPADLAQWANEAAQTTVPEKPAELEITAGEFLFPERRGQRIVARQILTVPPDAELGLFKEEETETQTHKLTVEGTVEQDGTVFEEFRVRFQIAPPEEDVPAGLAIERALRPGRVVLLRLKVIDEVSGGVARFASGMRVPSEPEAVAEIAVPDAVIVEMEDALALEAIAGDDSLLLAPPDGRLALGNWRAEVLVSGKRIVEVVFSVDGRPQLRRKQPPFGADVRLSEFPTEQVVRAEGFDADGELVAFDEVVLNQPRGVFSVRILSPGDNDKVSGRVQARAEIAVPDERRIQRVEFLLNDELVATLDEDPWRTMIDVPDKSEQETAYLTVVATLDNGDRAEAVRFLNSPQFAETVEVNLVEMLVTVLDKSNRPVPDLPEEEFKVFEDGRPQVIDRFELVKDLPLSIGIAIDTSGSMATALPEAQKAAVGFLRDVLTPRDRAFLLSFSKDPVLLVPPTDDLGAIEESLEDLQSLGWTALHDAIVTSLYYFKGFRGQRALILLSDGDDSASRYAFREALEYARRSGVVVYAVGLDVGSMKTGIQNKLSKLASETGGRHFFIREAAQLEGVYREIEQELRSQYLVAYTSDNPASDEAFRTIELKVRDGKLSARTLRGYYPN